In one window of Romboutsia hominis DNA:
- a CDS encoding peptidylprolyl isomerase — MKKLMSVAVAMMVGLSVTACSNSPKGDGTVATVNGQKITVSEYETTLALYKQSVEAMYGKNVWDTEVEKGVKYRDKFKENILDQMINVEVVYEQAKKDNLLPTKEEVDKKYNELKKNIDSDKEYKKDMEKIGANDEFLRTQQEQDLAVQNYKEHFDKTIKISDEEMKKYYEDHKKDYYKDEVKASHILVSTQDKNGKPLSDEKKKEAKKKAEDLLKRAKSGEEFSELAKENSDDPGSAAQGGDLGYFSKGMMVPEFEKAAFNLKPGEISDIVESSFGYHIIKVTDKVNEQTPYNDVKDSIKTILLNEKFTEQVTKLTKEAKIEKNKDVLDKIKI; from the coding sequence ATGAAAAAACTAATGTCAGTTGCAGTAGCTATGATGGTAGGGTTATCTGTCACAGCTTGCTCAAACTCGCCTAAAGGTGATGGTACGGTAGCTACAGTTAATGGTCAAAAGATAACTGTTAGTGAATACGAAACAACTCTAGCGTTATACAAGCAATCAGTAGAGGCTATGTATGGAAAAAATGTATGGGACACAGAAGTTGAAAAAGGCGTTAAATATAGAGATAAGTTTAAAGAAAATATCTTAGACCAAATGATAAATGTAGAAGTAGTATATGAACAAGCAAAAAAAGATAATTTACTACCTACTAAAGAAGAAGTAGACAAAAAATATAATGAATTAAAGAAAAATATAGATTCAGATAAAGAGTACAAGAAAGATATGGAAAAAATAGGAGCTAATGATGAGTTCCTAAGAACTCAACAAGAACAAGATTTAGCTGTTCAAAATTATAAAGAACATTTTGATAAGACTATTAAAATATCTGATGAAGAAATGAAAAAGTATTATGAAGACCATAAAAAAGACTACTACAAAGATGAAGTTAAAGCATCACATATATTAGTTTCAACACAAGATAAAAATGGAAAGCCACTTTCTGATGAAAAGAAAAAAGAAGCTAAGAAAAAAGCAGAAGATCTACTTAAGAGAGCTAAATCAGGAGAAGAGTTCTCAGAACTTGCAAAAGAAAATTCTGACGATCCAGGTTCAGCAGCACAAGGTGGAGATTTAGGGTACTTTAGCAAAGGAATGATGGTTCCTGAATTTGAAAAAGCAGCATTTAATCTTAAGCCAGGTGAAATATCAGACATAGTAGAAAGTAGCTTTGGGTACCATATAATAAAAGTTACAGATAAAGTAAATGAACAAACTCCATATAATGATGTAAAAGATTCAATAAAAACTATATTACTTAATGAAAAATTCACTGAACAAGTAACTAAACTTACAAAAGAAGCTAAAATAGAGAAAAATAAAGATGTATTAGACAAAATAAAAATATAA
- a CDS encoding stage V sporulation T C-terminal domain-containing protein, whose product MRATGIVRRIDDLGRVVIPKEIRKTLRIREGDPLEIFTAKDGEVILKKYSPIGELNEFSQEYTETLGETLGLGVVVTDLDSIIAVSKLPKKEYKEKSISDELEQLIENRETKTSKDTKLIPLHKDDSMDYKKQIIIPIISSSGDCIGSIALVAKESDDMSEAEEKILKIAANFLGKQVQ is encoded by the coding sequence ATGAGAGCGACAGGAATTGTTAGAAGAATAGATGATTTAGGAAGGGTTGTTATTCCTAAAGAAATAAGAAAAACTTTAAGAATAAGAGAAGGAGATCCTCTAGAAATATTCACAGCTAAAGATGGAGAAGTAATCCTAAAAAAATACTCACCAATTGGAGAGTTAAATGAATTTTCTCAAGAATACACAGAAACTTTAGGAGAAACACTTGGTTTAGGTGTTGTTGTTACAGACTTAGATTCTATAATAGCTGTTTCTAAATTACCTAAAAAAGAATATAAAGAAAAAAGTATAAGTGATGAATTAGAACAATTAATAGAAAATAGAGAAACAAAAACTAGTAAGGATACTAAGCTGATACCTTTACATAAAGATGACAGCATGGATTATAAAAAACAAATTATAATACCTATAATAAGCTCATCAGGTGACTGTATAGGATCAATAGCACTAGTAGCAAAAGAATCAGATGATATGTCAGAAGCTGAAGAAAAAATATTAAAAATAGCAGCAAACTTCTTAGGAAAGCAAGTACAGTAA
- a CDS encoding putative polysaccharide biosynthesis protein, producing MSNNKNKDSFLKGALILGLAGIIVKIMGAFFRIPLGNLIGAEGMGYYQAAYPVYTLFLTLATAGFPTALAKLVSEKNAIGDHKGAHKIFKVSYTVLFITGLVAFCIFFFGADYIVNDIMENPGAYYAMMAISPALLFVPMMSSYRGYFQGKREMTKIAISQILEQFFRVILGLGLAYYLMNNYGPKLGAAGAIMGATIGAVASIGYLILVYLGQRKQRKYENEASAHFKDESVSRIMKNLLVVAIPITIGASVMPLVNMIDNVIVIRRLTEAGYTPGQALALFGQLTGLAMSIINLPSVVTISMSMSLVPSISESYAVNNKIKARKDTKTAIKVTLLIVLPAAFGIASLAGPIMHLLYPKEPAYVGTILLVLTPCIIFLGLIQTMNGILQGMGKPMVPVIALLIGMLFKVVISYTLTGIYEINVLGSALGTVTAYLVAALIEIIYIRKVMKVKFSPSEFIIKPLITVISMFIVVKLSYGFLFGILGNTLSTVISICIGAVIYGLVLIFIGGIKKEELLTIPKGDKLYRILKKFNLMK from the coding sequence ATGAGTAATAACAAGAACAAAGACTCGTTCTTAAAAGGTGCCCTTATACTTGGATTAGCAGGTATAATTGTAAAGATAATGGGGGCATTCTTCAGAATACCTCTTGGAAACCTAATTGGGGCAGAGGGGATGGGATATTATCAAGCTGCATATCCTGTTTACACTTTATTTTTAACACTAGCAACAGCAGGATTTCCAACTGCACTTGCAAAGTTAGTATCAGAAAAGAACGCAATTGGAGACCATAAGGGTGCTCATAAAATATTTAAAGTGTCATATACAGTTTTATTTATAACTGGTTTAGTGGCATTCTGTATATTCTTCTTTGGAGCAGATTACATAGTAAATGACATAATGGAAAATCCAGGTGCATACTACGCTATGATGGCTATATCACCAGCGCTTTTATTCGTACCAATGATGTCATCTTATAGAGGATATTTCCAAGGTAAAAGAGAAATGACAAAGATAGCTATATCTCAAATCCTTGAGCAGTTCTTCAGAGTTATATTAGGGTTAGGATTAGCTTACTATCTAATGAATAATTATGGTCCAAAACTAGGAGCTGCAGGGGCTATAATGGGGGCTACAATAGGTGCAGTAGCATCTATAGGTTATTTAATACTAGTTTATTTAGGACAAAGAAAACAACGTAAATATGAGAATGAAGCTAGTGCTCATTTCAAAGACGAATCAGTGTCTAGGATAATGAAAAATCTTCTAGTAGTAGCTATACCTATAACAATAGGTGCATCTGTTATGCCTTTAGTAAATATGATAGATAATGTAATAGTTATTAGAAGACTTACAGAAGCAGGATATACTCCTGGTCAAGCATTAGCGTTATTTGGGCAATTAACAGGATTAGCTATGTCTATAATCAACTTACCATCAGTTGTTACAATATCTATGAGTATGAGTTTAGTTCCATCTATATCAGAATCATATGCTGTTAACAACAAAATTAAGGCAAGAAAAGATACAAAGACAGCTATAAAAGTAACTTTACTAATAGTTTTACCAGCAGCATTTGGTATTGCATCATTAGCAGGTCCAATAATGCATTTATTATATCCTAAAGAGCCAGCATACGTAGGAACTATATTATTAGTACTTACACCATGTATAATATTCTTAGGATTAATACAAACAATGAATGGTATACTTCAAGGTATGGGTAAACCAATGGTACCTGTAATAGCTTTATTAATAGGTATGCTATTTAAGGTAGTAATAAGTTATACATTAACAGGTATATATGAAATAAATGTATTAGGTTCAGCTCTAGGTACAGTTACTGCATATCTAGTAGCAGCGCTAATCGAAATCATTTACATAAGAAAAGTGATGAAAGTAAAATTCTCACCAAGTGAATTTATTATAAAACCACTAATAACAGTTATAAGTATGTTTATAGTTGTTAAGTTAAGTTATGGATTCTTATTTGGAATATTAGGTAATACATTATCTACTGTAATCTCAATATGTATAGGTGCTGTCATCTATGGATTAGTACTTATATTTATAGGTGGAATTAAGAAAGAAGAATTATTAACTATTCCAAAAGGTGATAAACTTTATAGAATACTTAAAAAATTTAATCTTATGAAATAG
- the mazG gene encoding nucleoside triphosphate pyrophosphohydrolase yields the protein MGKISIVGLGPGDYSLISQGALEALQSAQKIFLRTEKHPTVDKLKESIKYTSLDYFYEKEENFEDVYTKISEFIIETSKEGDLVYAVPGHPRVAEKSVGIIESMAREKGIEVETIASMSFVDAMFNYLAVDPADGFKLIDAFEIQNSYIDTNTAMIITQIYDSFIASNIKLQLMEYYDYDQEVCIVSGAGVKNLESKKYVPLFELDRMENKFDYLTSLYIPKSSKKVYNTVNDLYQIMETLRGPGGCDWDKKQTHESLKKYVIEEAYELCQAIDNDDIDEMIEELGDILLQVIFHCQIGQEEGLFDLKEVVAGICEKLIHRHPHVFKNEDIDMNTFDKTWEELKKEEKGEDTVTEGLKRIPKYLPALTKAEKIQYKAALVGFDWDNIDDVLKKVEEEYKELLDEHKQGNIKYIKEELGDLLFSIVNLSRFLGINPEEALNLTSQKFINRFEFVEEGSRKLNKKLEDMSLEEMDNLWNEAKANKL from the coding sequence ATGGGTAAGATAAGTATTGTAGGACTTGGCCCTGGAGATTATTCTTTAATTAGTCAGGGAGCATTAGAAGCCTTACAGTCAGCTCAAAAGATATTCTTACGAACAGAGAAACATCCAACAGTGGACAAGCTAAAAGAATCTATAAAATATACTTCTCTAGATTATTTTTATGAAAAAGAAGAAAACTTTGAAGACGTATATACAAAGATTTCAGAATTTATAATAGAAACATCTAAAGAAGGGGACTTAGTATATGCTGTCCCAGGGCATCCAAGAGTTGCAGAAAAGTCTGTAGGTATAATAGAATCTATGGCAAGAGAAAAGGGCATAGAAGTAGAAACAATTGCATCTATGAGTTTTGTAGACGCTATGTTTAACTACTTAGCAGTTGACCCTGCAGATGGATTTAAGTTGATAGATGCATTTGAGATACAAAATTCCTATATAGATACAAATACTGCAATGATAATAACTCAAATATATGATAGCTTTATAGCTTCAAATATTAAGTTACAATTAATGGAGTATTATGATTATGATCAAGAAGTATGTATAGTAAGTGGTGCAGGTGTCAAAAATCTAGAAAGTAAGAAATATGTACCTTTATTCGAGCTAGATAGAATGGAAAATAAATTCGATTATTTAACGAGTTTATATATACCAAAAAGCTCTAAAAAAGTGTATAATACAGTAAATGACTTATATCAAATAATGGAAACTTTAAGAGGTCCAGGTGGTTGTGACTGGGATAAAAAGCAGACTCATGAATCATTAAAAAAATATGTCATAGAAGAAGCGTACGAGCTTTGTCAAGCTATAGATAACGATGATATAGATGAAATGATAGAAGAGCTAGGAGATATCCTTTTACAAGTTATATTCCACTGTCAAATAGGACAAGAAGAAGGATTATTTGATTTAAAAGAAGTTGTAGCTGGTATATGCGAAAAACTTATACATAGACATCCTCATGTTTTCAAAAATGAAGATATTGATATGAATACATTTGATAAAACATGGGAAGAGTTAAAAAAAGAAGAAAAAGGTGAAGACACCGTAACAGAAGGATTAAAAAGAATACCTAAATATTTACCTGCTCTTACAAAGGCTGAAAAAATACAATATAAAGCAGCTTTAGTAGGATTCGACTGGGATAATATTGATGATGTATTAAAAAAAGTTGAGGAAGAATATAAAGAATTACTTGACGAACACAAACAAGGAAATATAAAATACATAAAGGAAGAACTAGGAGATTTATTATTCTCAATAGTAAATTTATCCAGATTTTTAGGTATAAATCCAGAAGAAGCATTAAACCTTACAAGTCAAAAATTTATAAATAGATTTGAATTTGTTGAGGAAGGCTCAAGAAAATTAAACAAAAAATTAGAAGATATGAGCCTTGAAGAAATGGACAATCTTTGGAATGAAGCAAAAGCTAATAAGTTATAA
- a CDS encoding HU family DNA-binding protein, producing MNKAELVAKMAEKSELTKKEAEAALNAFMKSVEEALVGGEKVQLVGFGTFETRERAARQGRNPRNPEEVIEIPASKAPVFKAGKGLKDIING from the coding sequence GTGAATAAAGCTGAATTAGTTGCAAAAATGGCAGAAAAGAGTGAATTAACTAAGAAGGAAGCAGAAGCAGCATTAAACGCTTTTATGAAATCAGTAGAAGAAGCATTAGTAGGTGGAGAAAAAGTTCAATTAGTAGGATTTGGAACATTCGAAACTAGAGAGAGAGCTGCTAGACAAGGAAGAAACCCAAGAAACCCAGAAGAAGTTATAGAAATACCAGCTTCTAAAGCTCCAGTATTCAAGGCTGGAAAAGGTCTTAAAGATATAATAAATGGATAA
- a CDS encoding RNA-binding S4 domain-containing protein translates to MRLDKFLKVSRIIKRRTVAKEACDKGIVTINGKVAKSSSEVNVGDLLEITFGEKVMKVKINEIREHVLKNDAKEMYEIVE, encoded by the coding sequence ATGAGATTAGATAAATTTTTAAAAGTGTCTAGAATAATAAAGAGAAGAACAGTAGCTAAAGAGGCTTGTGATAAGGGGATAGTTACTATAAATGGGAAAGTTGCAAAATCTTCATCAGAAGTAAATGTAGGGGATTTATTAGAAATAACTTTTGGAGAAAAAGTTATGAAGGTAAAGATAAATGAAATAAGAGAGCATGTATTAAAAAATGATGCAAAAGAAATGTATGAAATAGTAGAATAA
- a CDS encoding YabP/YqfC family sporulation protein, with the protein MEHNITLKDRSNLIVSGVEHIYSFSDKKVEVKTSAGEMVIEGENLDMSKLSIDEKVINVDGTINAIIYSKERKTQESFFKKVFK; encoded by the coding sequence ATGGAACATAATATAACCTTAAAGGATAGGAGCAATTTAATTGTTTCTGGTGTAGAGCACATCTACTCCTTTAGCGATAAAAAGGTAGAAGTTAAAACAAGCGCAGGTGAAATGGTAATAGAAGGTGAAAACCTAGATATGAGTAAGCTGAGCATAGACGAGAAAGTTATAAATGTAGATGGAACCATAAATGCTATAATTTACTCCAAGGAAAGAAAAACACAAGAAAGCTTTTTTAAGAAGGTGTTTAAGTAG
- the yabQ gene encoding spore cortex biosynthesis protein YabQ, which yields MTPFTQDASYFFATIYGGIVVGVLFDIYRVIKSNFKFIKYCSLVFDALFWILTTITVFITVNAIESFELRYYHFLALFIGFILYYNTISKFVLAIMNKVLYILTALIKNTTKYIVSILKNLYYVMIYTLHFLFDMIFYIPNMIVLINRGVKRKTLGKIKIRKKV from the coding sequence ATGACTCCGTTTACTCAAGATGCTAGTTATTTTTTTGCAACTATTTACGGTGGGATAGTTGTAGGCGTATTATTTGATATTTATAGAGTTATAAAATCAAATTTTAAATTTATAAAATACTGCTCTTTAGTTTTTGATGCATTATTTTGGATTTTAACTACAATAACAGTTTTTATAACCGTAAATGCAATAGAATCTTTTGAACTGAGATATTATCATTTTTTAGCCTTATTTATTGGTTTTATTTTATATTACAACACCATAAGCAAATTTGTTTTAGCAATAATGAATAAAGTATTATATATTTTAACAGCATTAATCAAAAATACCACAAAGTACATAGTCAGTATTTTGAAGAATTTGTATTACGTTATGATATACACACTACACTTTTTATTTGATATGATATTTTATATACCTAATATGATTGTACTTATAAATAGGGGAGTGAAGAGAAAAACATTAGGTAAGATAAAAATAAGAAAAAAGGTGTAG
- a CDS encoding FtsB family cell division protein: protein MNLRKKFSSQFIVLTLFLGVIIVGMMSGFIFQLKKYKEYKEEIYSLNEQIKETRLEIKEAEKAKSNNDLETMARERLNMVKPGEIIYIDIKEGN, encoded by the coding sequence ATGAACTTAAGAAAAAAATTTTCGAGCCAGTTTATAGTATTAACATTATTTTTAGGTGTCATAATAGTAGGCATGATGAGTGGATTTATATTTCAACTAAAAAAGTATAAGGAATATAAAGAAGAAATTTATAGTCTCAATGAGCAAATAAAAGAGACTAGGCTAGAAATAAAAGAGGCTGAAAAAGCAAAGAGTAATAACGACCTAGAGACTATGGCTAGAGAACGCTTAAATATGGTTAAGCCAGGGGAAATCATATATATTGATATAAAAGAAGGTAACTAA
- a CDS encoding Ppx/GppA phosphatase family protein, producing the protein MKIGAIDIGTNSMRLLVADYINGKIENRKKFINTTRIGQGVDKEGYINKEAIDRNIKALETFSDICKEEGCEKIYAMGTSALRDSKNKNEFIDLAKEKTGIDIEIISGVEESNLGFKGVLEGLNEKDNILVIDIGGGSTEFIIGNRKGISFAKSENVGALRMTEKFLKKDPIDNKEFEDMEVFIENTLKDTLEYIKSCNISYLVGIGGTITSLSAINQELEVYSMEKIHNSEICKKDIDIVLQSLKNMTLNDKKRLKGLQPKRADIITAGVKILDKIMEKLESQKIIVSEYDNLEGLICQKSKNMS; encoded by the coding sequence ATGAAGATAGGAGCAATTGATATTGGAACAAACTCAATGAGACTTTTAGTGGCTGATTATATAAATGGCAAGATAGAAAATAGAAAAAAATTTATAAATACTACACGAATAGGACAAGGTGTAGATAAAGAAGGATATATAAATAAAGAAGCGATAGATAGAAATATAAAAGCACTAGAAACATTCTCTGATATATGTAAAGAAGAAGGTTGTGAAAAAATATATGCAATGGGAACTTCTGCATTAAGAGACAGCAAGAATAAAAATGAATTTATAGACTTAGCCAAAGAAAAAACAGGCATAGATATAGAAATAATAAGTGGCGTAGAAGAGTCAAATTTAGGATTTAAGGGTGTGTTAGAAGGTCTAAATGAAAAAGATAATATATTAGTAATAGATATTGGTGGAGGATCAACAGAGTTTATAATTGGAAACCGAAAAGGAATAAGTTTTGCTAAAAGTGAAAATGTAGGAGCCTTAAGGATGACAGAAAAATTTTTAAAAAAAGATCCAATAGATAACAAAGAATTTGAAGATATGGAAGTTTTCATAGAAAATACATTAAAAGATACATTAGAGTATATAAAAAGTTGCAATATAAGTTATCTTGTAGGCATAGGCGGAACTATAACATCTTTATCAGCAATTAACCAGGAATTAGAAGTCTATTCTATGGAAAAAATACACAATAGTGAAATATGCAAAAAAGATATAGATATAGTTCTACAAAGTTTAAAGAATATGACACTAAATGATAAAAAAAGATTAAAAGGATTACAGCCTAAAAGAGCAGATATTATAACTGCTGGTGTAAAAATACTAGATAAAATAATGGAAAAACTAGAAAGTCAAAAAATAATTGTAAGTGAATACGATAATTTGGAAGGATTAATCTGTCAAAAATCAAAAAATATGTCTTAA